Genomic segment of Truepera radiovictrix DSM 17093:
CGTCGCCTACGACGAAGCGGCTGGCGACGAGGTGCGCGTCACGGTGATCGCGGCCGGTTTCGACCACGCCCCGCAACCCAAGATCTTGCGCCCGACGCAGTTTCGCGCGGCGGTCGGGGGCGGTCGGAGCTATGACCCCTCGAACTACGACATCCCCGCCTTTTTGCGTTACAACCCCGACGATCAGTAGGCGTCGCGAGGCGCCGAGCGGCCGCGCGTTACCGTGAACACGCCTTTAATGTCCGACGAGATCCTCTTTGAGGGGCGCGTTATCCGCGTCGCCAAACGCAGCGGGCGTTGGGAGGTCGTCTTTCACGCCCCCGCCGTCTGCGTGCTCGCGCTGCGCGGCGAGCGCGGCCGCGAGGAGGTGCTGCTCGTCGAACAGCTGCGACCGGCCGTCGGGCAGGTGACCTGGGAGCTGCCCGCTGGGCTCGTCGACCCCGGCGAGACTCCAGCGGCGGCGGCGCGGCGCGAGCTCGCTGAGGAGGTCGGGCTCGCCGGCACGCTCACCCAGCTCGCCGAGGTGTACTCGAGCCCCGGTTTTACCGACGAAAAGGTGACGCTCTTTATGGCCACCGACCTCCATACGGTCGCGCGCGCGGGGGGTGACGAGGGGGAGGAGGTCGCCTTCGCGTGGCGCCCGCTGCGCGAGACCTGGGCGCGCGTCGCCGCGGGTGAGGTCGCGAGCAGCGCCCCTACGCTCCTCGGGCTCACCTACGCCCTCGGCCGTGCGGGGGCGCTCGCGGAGCCCTCGTGACGCGCCCTCTAGACGCCACGGCGCGCGGCGCCGCGCCCCGCGTCGTCAGTTCCCCCTTGGCGCTCGAGCTTCGCGGCGTGGTGCTCTGCATCGGCAACTTCGACGGGGTGCACCTGGGCCACCAGCTCCTGTTGCGGCGCCTTCAGGAGGCCGCTACAAGCTTGCGGGCGCCGAGCGTGGTGCTCACCTTTTTCCCCCCGGCCAAGGTCTTTTTCCAGGGCAAACCCTACCTCACGAGCGCCGAAGAGAAGCTCTTCTTGCTCCGCCGCTTCTCCCCCACAGCGGTCGTCATGACCCCCTTTGACCACGACTACGCGCGGACCCCCAAAGAGGCCTTTTTGGAGCAGCTGCAACACCTCGCGCCAAAGCTGCTGATCGTCGGCGAGGACTTTCACTTCGGTTACAAACGCAGCGGCGGTTTGGACGACCTGCAGCACGTGACCGAAAGGCTCGAGGTCTTTTCGCTGCGGCGCCTCGAAGAGGAGCCCATCAAGTCGTCGCATATCCGCGAGCTCCTGCGCACGGGGGAGGTCGAGCAGGCGCGGCGGTTTCTGGGCTACAGCTACCTCGCTATCGGCGAGGTCACCGCGGGCGACCGGCGCGGGCGCACGGTGGGCTTCCCCACGGCCAACCTCCAGCTCGCACCGGAAAAAGCCCTGCCCATCGGCGTCTTCGCCGTTTGGGTCGAGACGCCCTACGGCACCTTCGGCGGGATGGCCAACGTCGGCCCACGCCCCTCCTACCCCGACGCGCCCCCCTCTTTGGAGGTGCACCTCTTCGACTTTGACGGCGACCTCTACGGCAAGACGATCCGCGTGTCGTTCGAACGCTTTTTGCGCGCGCAGCGGCGCTTCGCGGGGCTTGACGACCTCAAAGCGCAGCTCGCAGCTGACGAACAGCGGGCGAGGGCCGCTTTGCAAGCGCTCGGCGACCCCACCCACCTCTCTAGCCCCAAGCGCTAGCGCCCCCACCACACCCACCAAAAGGTGGCTAGAGGGGGCGCGTCAGAGCACCCCCTCAGTCCACGTGAAACCGCTGCCGGTAGCGTCTCCTGCAGCGTGTAGGGCGGCCGTGCGAGGCGGCCAGGCTTCCTAAAGCTGCACCACCGCAGGAACCTGCCGAGGCTGGACCTTATACTGACCCATGCTCATCTACGGCAAACAGGCAGTTGCGGAGGCGCTGCGCGAGGGCGGCGTGCTGCGCCTTTTCGTCGCCCACGGCGTGCAGCCGGGGACCGTCAAACAGTTTGAGGCCCTCGCGCGCAAAGCCGGCGTCACGCTCGAGCGTGTCCCCCGCACCCAACTCGACCAAGCGCTCAAAACCACCCGGCATCAGGGCGTCGTCGCCGAGCTCCCCGAGCTCAGCTACGCCGACCCCGAAGCGCCTTTTACGCGCGCCGCGCGCCGCGGCGAAAAGCCCCTCCTGGTGCTTTTAGACGGCATCACCGACCCGCACAACTACGGCGCCATCATCCGCAGCGCCGAGGTCTTGGGGGCGCACGGCGTCGTCACCGAGGAGCGGCGCAGCGCCCCCCTCTCGGCCGTGGTCGCCAAGGTCTCGGCGGGGGCGAGCAGCCACCTGCCGCTCGTACAGGTGAAGAACCTGCCGCGCTACATGGAGGCGTTAAAGGCGCGCGGCGTCTGGCTCTACGGCGCCTCGGGGGACGCGGCCGCACTGCCGCAGCAGCTCGATTGGGACCGCCCCGCCGCGCTCGTGATCGGCGCCGAGGGCGCGGGTATGCGGCGCCTCGTGCGCGAGACGTGCGACGAGCTCGTCGCCATCCCGATGCGCGGCCAGGTGGCGTCGCTAAACGCCTCGGTCGCGGCGGGCATCTTGCTCTACGCGGCGCTCAGCTCGAGGTCCACTTGACGCCCTGACGCCTTGGGCAGGGCGGCGCGCGCCTGCGGGGTATAACGGGGCATGGCGAAAAAACTCAAGGCCAAAAGCCTCTTCGACCTCACCTTTGTCTCCGACGCGCGGCTTAGCCCCAACGGCCGACGGGCGGTAGCGGTGCACACGACCATCCAGACACCGCCCAAGGACCGAGAGGAGGCCGCTCCCGACGCCAACGCCGAAGCGGCACCCCGCTACGTCAGTCACCTCTTCCTCTACGACACCGCCGCAGCGGGACGCGCGCAGCAGCTCACCCAGGCGGGCGACGCCAACACGCACCCGCGCTTTAGCCCCAAAGGTGACGCCGTCGCCTTTTTGTCTAAGCGCGGGTCGCCGGGCGAGGCGGAGGGGGCGCAGCTCCACCTGCTGCCCCTTGCTGGCGGCGAGGCGCGGCGGCTCACCGACCTGCCAGCCGGCGTCACGGAGTTCTGCTGGCACCCTGGCGGCGAGCTGCTCGCGCTCGTCTCGCAAGGGGAGCGCGACACGGCCAAGGGCCGACCCAGGGTCATCGACCGGATGTTTTACAAGGGCGACGGCGTCGGTTTTCGGCCCTCGGGGAGCGCGCAGATCTACCTCTGCGACCTGAGCGGCGAGGTCACGAAGCTGACCAAGCTGCAGAGCAGCCCTAGCGGGCTCGTCTTCACGCCAGACGGCGCGGCGCTGCTCTTTACCGCCGCCGAGGACGAACGCGCGGCGGACGCCTGGCAGAGCCTCCTCTGGACGCTCCCCTTAGAGGACGCCAAGGGGGGTGGTTACAAGGGGGGCAGACCCACCCCCGTGGTGAGCAACCTCACCCGCGTCGCCGCGCCGAGCCCGAGCCCCGACGGCCGCTTCGTCGCCCTGCTCTCCCCTACCGATCAACGCAACTTCGGCACCCCGACGGGCCTATGGGTCGCGCCGCTAGCGGGCGGCGAGGCGCAGCTACTAACGGGGGACTTCGAGGCCACCTCGAGCGTCGCCGGCGACAGCCGCTACGGGGCCCTCCCCGAAACCCCCTGCTGGGACGGCGAGAGCGTCCTGGTCAACCTCAACCGCGAGGGGCGCAGCGGTTTGGCGCGCGTGTCGCTCTCAGGCCGCGTGCGCGCGCTGCACCGCGAGGGGCGCGCCGTCACCGGTTTTCACGCCCTCGGCGGCCGGGTGATCTTTACCGCCGAAACCCCCACCGAACCCGGTGAGCTGTTTTTTCGCGACGCGCGCGGCCAGGAGACGCGGCTCAGCGACGTCAACCGCGCCTTTACCGACGCGTACCGGCTGAGCGCGCCGAGCCCGGTGCAGCACGCCCGCGCCAAGGGGGGGCCCAGGGTCGCGTACTGGACCCTCGAGCCGCACAAGCCGCGCAAGGACCGCGCCTCGGTGCTGCAGGTGCACGGCGGCCCCCACACGAACTACGGCTACGGCTTTATGTTCGAATTTCAGCTGCTCGCCGCGCGCGGGTACCGGGTCGTCTACGGCAACCCGCGCGGCTCGTCGAGCTACGGCGCGGCCTTCGCCACCGCCCTCCAGGGGCGTTACGGGAGCGTCGACGCCGACGACGTGCTCGCGGTCGCCGACGCCGCGCAGCGAAGCCACGCCGACCCCGAAGCGCCCCTGCACCTCACCGGCGGCTCGTACGGCGGCTTTATGACCAACTGGCTGCTCGGCCACACGAACCGCTTCCGCTCGGCGGTGACGCAGCGCTCGATCAGCAACTGGACGTCGTTTTACGGCACCTCCGACATCGGCTACCAGTTTGCCCCCGTGGAGGTCGGGGGGGCCCCCTGGGAGAAGCTGCAGGCGCTCTGGGACCAGAGCCCCCTCAAGTACGTCGCCAACATCCAGACGCCCCTGCTGATCCTCCACGCCGAAGCCGATCACCGCTGCCCCATCGAACAGGCCGAGCAGCTCTACATCGCCCTCAAAGCGCTCGGTAAACCGACGCGCTTTATCCGTTTCCCCGACGAAGGGCACGAGCTGTCGCGCTCGGGGCGCCCCGACCGCCGCGTCGCGCGGCTTGAAGCCCTCCTCGAGTGGTTTGAAAGCCATCCCTAGGGGGGTGGCGGCTGGCGCGGTGACGCAAGGCCGCAGCGGGGTGTGACGGTTTTTTTAACGCGCTTTAACGAGACCGCTACACTACC
This window contains:
- a CDS encoding NUDIX domain-containing protein, translated to MNTPLMSDEILFEGRVIRVAKRSGRWEVVFHAPAVCVLALRGERGREEVLLVEQLRPAVGQVTWELPAGLVDPGETPAAAARRELAEEVGLAGTLTQLAEVYSSPGFTDEKVTLFMATDLHTVARAGGDEGEEVAFAWRPLRETWARVAAGEVASSAPTLLGLTYALGRAGALAEPS
- the ribF gene encoding riboflavin biosynthesis protein RibF; amino-acid sequence: MTRPLDATARGAAPRVVSSPLALELRGVVLCIGNFDGVHLGHQLLLRRLQEAATSLRAPSVVLTFFPPAKVFFQGKPYLTSAEEKLFLLRRFSPTAVVMTPFDHDYARTPKEAFLEQLQHLAPKLLIVGEDFHFGYKRSGGLDDLQHVTERLEVFSLRRLEEEPIKSSHIRELLRTGEVEQARRFLGYSYLAIGEVTAGDRRGRTVGFPTANLQLAPEKALPIGVFAVWVETPYGTFGGMANVGPRPSYPDAPPSLEVHLFDFDGDLYGKTIRVSFERFLRAQRRFAGLDDLKAQLAADEQRARAALQALGDPTHLSSPKR
- the rlmB gene encoding 23S rRNA (guanosine(2251)-2'-O)-methyltransferase RlmB; protein product: MLIYGKQAVAEALREGGVLRLFVAHGVQPGTVKQFEALARKAGVTLERVPRTQLDQALKTTRHQGVVAELPELSYADPEAPFTRAARRGEKPLLVLLDGITDPHNYGAIIRSAEVLGAHGVVTEERRSAPLSAVVAKVSAGASSHLPLVQVKNLPRYMEALKARGVWLYGASGDAAALPQQLDWDRPAALVIGAEGAGMRRLVRETCDELVAIPMRGQVASLNASVAAGILLYAALSSRST
- a CDS encoding S9 family peptidase, whose amino-acid sequence is MAKKLKAKSLFDLTFVSDARLSPNGRRAVAVHTTIQTPPKDREEAAPDANAEAAPRYVSHLFLYDTAAAGRAQQLTQAGDANTHPRFSPKGDAVAFLSKRGSPGEAEGAQLHLLPLAGGEARRLTDLPAGVTEFCWHPGGELLALVSQGERDTAKGRPRVIDRMFYKGDGVGFRPSGSAQIYLCDLSGEVTKLTKLQSSPSGLVFTPDGAALLFTAAEDERAADAWQSLLWTLPLEDAKGGGYKGGRPTPVVSNLTRVAAPSPSPDGRFVALLSPTDQRNFGTPTGLWVAPLAGGEAQLLTGDFEATSSVAGDSRYGALPETPCWDGESVLVNLNREGRSGLARVSLSGRVRALHREGRAVTGFHALGGRVIFTAETPTEPGELFFRDARGQETRLSDVNRAFTDAYRLSAPSPVQHARAKGGPRVAYWTLEPHKPRKDRASVLQVHGGPHTNYGYGFMFEFQLLAARGYRVVYGNPRGSSSYGAAFATALQGRYGSVDADDVLAVADAAQRSHADPEAPLHLTGGSYGGFMTNWLLGHTNRFRSAVTQRSISNWTSFYGTSDIGYQFAPVEVGGAPWEKLQALWDQSPLKYVANIQTPLLILHAEADHRCPIEQAEQLYIALKALGKPTRFIRFPDEGHELSRSGRPDRRVARLEALLEWFESHP